The Opisthocomus hoazin isolate bOpiHoa1 chromosome 2, bOpiHoa1.hap1, whole genome shotgun sequence genomic interval TGAGAATAtccagctttattctttctttcctttccttttgtgtATACTAGCAGAGAATTTAGCTCTGTGCTGTATGTTGGTTTGGGAAGAGCACGATTAAATGTAGCTTAAAATAGAAATTGATGAAAAATATCTTCAACGTTATCTGACTGTTTGGGCTTCAGAGAAGAGATATTCCAGTTGGAATCTAACCGATTAACTTCTCCATGAAAAACAACAGCTAGGACAAAGAAATTCGCCAGAATCTTGATGTTTGTTTCCTGCACAGTGTAGTCTCTCTTTGCTTGTCCAAGCTACTGACAGTTGCAAAACTTCCTTCTGCACAAAAGCCATAACCTGTCCAGGTTTAGAGGCTGGAAAGACAGGAGAGGCAGGTGGTCTGTTTACAGATATCCACTGCTCTGAGGGCACACTCGGTTGGCCTCATACTCAAGTCCCCCTGGCTTCTCTTGCACATTTTGGATTGTCGAGCTTTTTAATAGGTGTGGCACTGTTGCCAAAAATTTATTAAGTGTAGATTTCAAAGAAATCACCTGCAGGTTTAGTGCTGAGCTTGACAGGGCTGTCTTCCAGAACCCACCTATTCTGGTCCTTCTTAAAGGGAAGCAGAAGTCCAGGTGGAAGAGCAGCCATTTTAGCATGGCAGCAGGTAACTTCGAGGCGTACAGAGATACTAACAGGGCATCTTTGTCTCCCACCAGATCCTCCAAAGCCTCTTAGAATTCGTCTGTGGCTCTCAGAGTAGCTCTGGGTTTGGTAGATCctgttttctgcctttgctcAGTCCATCAAAGGCTGCTTTCTAGAGATGATGCTATTTCAAGACTTCCCCTGAATCTTATGCTTGATTCTACCTGCTAGAAAATACTCCTGTGCAGATAACTGTAAAAGTGTAATGATGTTACAATAATACATCGCTAAATTTTAAGCAAAGAAGATTTTGTACTAGACACTTATTTCTATTGGTATTGAAGTGTCAATGAATAAGGGTATTTGCAAACACAGTTGATTCTTCAGTACTAGGTTAGGCTGAGCTATCTCCTAATGCTTCTAAGTACTTCTCATCACTGGCAGTAATTATGAGATATAGGTCTTGAAAACAAACAATAACGATAAAAACCCCTCCCTGTGAAAATACTGTACACTGTGACGTGAACTCAATGTAGTTGAATATGAAGCACACCTCATTTTGTGATGTTTTTATAAATAACATGAAATTATGCACCAATAATATGTGATGTTTATTTTGTCTACTTCCACTTTCCAACGTGACCAAGTAGGGATTTTAGTTTGTAGGCAAAATCCTTTTCTACAGAAACTAATAGGGTTTTAGAGACTGGCCAGAGTAAAGTTTCTTTGCTGCTTCTAATCATAAATTTTAACAAATCTGAAGTTTCAAATTATCAGTACTGTATTTCCATTGAATCCTTAATGCAATACTTAGTTTTAGGTCcttaaaagtttcattttataTTAGAGGCATATGGCTGAATATTCTTATGACTTGCTTAAGAAAATGACTAGTTCCAGTCTTACGCTTTAACAATGTAAATATAATTTGGCAGGAGATTTATATGCAAAGTAAGTTATGTGCGAAGTCAGGGAGAACGAAACACCAGAGTATGTGGAGCCAGGCTTTAAGGTACATTGCTTGGATGGAAAGGAATGGGTACATGAACATTTGCAAATGAATTTCTCATAACTCGGGGCCGGAGTCTGGCTACATTTACACTGCTGTAAGTCAAGAGGAAAACCTTTGGAATAACTGGAACTTTTCCAAGCCAGTGTAGAAGCAGAATAAACTGCTTATTACCAGATGCATTAAAGAAAATGCAGGCAGCTGTTTAATATATGAGCTGACCCAGCAGTGAGAATACCACATGGATAGAAAGAAGGCAGATGAAAGAAACACAAACTGTTACATTATAACAAAGAAGAGGCTGAATGGTGGCTTAATTGGGGACTAATATTTGCATTTATGAGTAATATGTCTACTGCATTTGTATTTGCAAGAAATATCTCTGTTGTAAGCGTATACCCTAACTACAAAGACACtaatgagaaaaaaagcaaagtataATAATCCAAATAATTTATATGGTATGCATTATGCTTATCAGAAACAATATGTAACAGACATccaatttctcttttttgcttgctAGAAAACAATCCTTGGTTCAAATTTGCTGTGTAAAAGCCAGCATTTTTAATAGTATAATCATAGTCAATAAACACTATGACTGACCCTATTCTTCTGAGAGTGTTTTGGCATACTACCAAAAGAAGCAAAATCTGAAGAAGCCATCataagaaagcagagaaacaagACAATGTCGAGAACAGAAACAAGACTATTGTCAAATCTGGGTGTCTTACATAAACTGGTATTGTTTAGTAGCATCAGTCGTGTTTCTGTCCTAAAGAGGTTCGCTTTGGTGTTTATGGTTGGAGTTTCTGAAAGATGAGAGTCCAGCCCCTGCTTCTTTTATCCCAGTTGCCTTCTGGCACAGCACCCGATTCCTGCAAATCTGAGGGGAATGGTGGCACCGAGAACAGGTTCTTCCCAGTCCTCCCTCAGCACGGGAGCTGCTGCTCGTGTGCTGGTGTCCTCTGtcagagggggaggagagcaTGCTTCCCTCCTGTCAAAAAAATAGGACTAGTATTTTGTTTTCCCACTGTTCTGTGTTTATCAGATTAACCAGCAGCACACATGGCCTGGCTTGTAAGTGCAGAACCTAATCCAAAGCACAATGAAGTCACCAGGAGCTGTGTGTGCAACAGAACCGTGAATATACCTTATCCAAATGATTTTTATAcaaagattttcaaaattataAGAAAAGAGTTGAGAGAAAAGCAGTCTTTTGATAGTTtgggagtgatttttttttaccagagTCTGACCTAAAGCATACTGTGGCAAGGGGGtcatttttcagtgctgtttggaTCAGATCCTTAAAACATGGTCACAGCAATATCACTACCATATTACATGATTTCTTCTCACCCTGCACTTAGTTGGAAGGTATTCAAGACAAGCCCAAGTTTATACCAAAATATTTGCCATGTGTTTCAGATAAGGTATAATAAActttgaacacagcagaacagactTTATGTGCAACATTTCCTTTAAATCTCATTtatctttctccctccctcttcacTCTCACACGCCTGCACCCTCATATTTTATGTGACAGCGTTGCTTTAGTACCTTCAACAAAATAGCCTCCGCCAGTCAAGCAAACATAAGCACCTTATGAGGTGTGACTAACTTCTGAGCACAGCccttttgctttgctgctgtttaCAGATGACATGGGAGCCCTTGGtggccctgcagctccctgaaTTGACTTCAAGCTGGTAGTGAGCAAGTGAAACAGAAACATGGCATTCGTTAGCTTTTTGATCCCCTGCTTTGTGATCAGCGCTGATCTTGCTTTCTCTTGCCAGAATACTGACGACTTCGTGGGCGCCAGTTCTCCAGGGGACATTGTTATTGGAGGCTTATTTGCAGTTCATAGTGAAATGCTGCATCCAGAAGAATATCCCATCAAGCCAGTAATTCAGAATTGCGCTGGGTGAGTAATACTGGAGATTATATATACAGCAAAGAAGAGATCGTTGATGTTGGGCATTTACCTCTTATAAAAGAAGATCAGCAAAATCTGGTTCTCTCGCATTTCTTAGTCTTTAAAAATACCTTGGACATCACACAAATTGCCCATAAGTTGATACAGGAGGACAAAGTATGGCAAAGTTACAGTAAAAAATACTGTGGCTGCCTGAGGAATGGAATGAGTGTTTGATCTTATTTCAACCTTCATATAGAAGCAAATAGTCCTGGAGGTTTGGGCTGAACAATCATTTAATTTCCACATAAATTCTAATTTGCTGCTATATGTCAGAAGTTCTCTGCATGTGGTTGTTCTTTATTTGATATGAAGTTGAATCTGGATGATTTGAACACAGGCAGACTGTTCCATTTTACCTAAGCACATATTAAAGTATGTCCCCGACCTCACAGGGCAGATCAGTTGTAATGTATGATAGTACCTTCCTGATTGTCTTGTAATTATTAATATAATTACTACAACTATTGGACTTTGTATTATAATTGTGGCATTATGTTATAGGACAGACTACATAGACACTATGTCATGTATGCATTCAGGTTCAGACTGTGCGttagaatattatttttgttGGCTCCAAATCCTACTGTGCCTGAAAGATTGATTTTTCTGGAAAGGATGCAAATGAAACATGGTGAAGAACTTTGCTTTAACTATATACTAACACTTTTCTAAGCCTAGGAATTCCAAATAcgcattttatttaattttaatacaGGTGCAAATCCTCAAATTTAATTGAATGTTACACACAACTTAATTCCACACCTGAATCTAATAATCGGTTGGATTATCCATCTGGATTTATTTCAAAATGATGTCAAAGTTGATAATTGATAATGATAATTTTTTCAGTCTTCCATTATTTTTCTATGGAGTCATGAATTGTCTCAGGTCTATTTGAAATTTAATTAGTTTGCAAGATCTGTAAACTTTAGAGAAGCTGGCCTGAGAGGAGGGTTGGTTGCATTGCAGACATTTTGTGCTAGCACAGTTCTGATTAAGCATCTGTTATTATACTCACTGGAGATAAGGGGAATAGCTGTACTAACTTCATCAGGTTTAGAGAGGCTTTTAGGAAAATCGATGCAACCTCCAGAAGACCTCaacctctgaaatattttcttctattctAAAATATTTAgtcctttattttctctctttcatgcTTTTGGTGAAagtaaatctatttttaaaaagtttattggGTGTATGGAGTAAACTGGAACAGCCCCACTAACTTTGACAGATGCTTCCTGAAGATCTCACTTGCAGTTTTTCATGTACCatgaaaattctgttttttcagaaaataatttttattcagatgtattttatattttgtgtttattttgcttaATCTTCCACTTCGGTGAGACAAAAATGTATGATTTCTAATCTTTTGTACACTAAAACGCAAGCAAACCACACAAAATGTACTATCCATCATTTGTTTTCAGTAGCTGTCAAGTTCTAAGGGATATGCTCAAAACAGACTGCTTTGGCCTTGTTCCCAGCAATGTTTTTCTAAAACGAAACTTCTGTGTTTCCTGACAGCtttgaaattcaaatttttcttcaGACACTTGCAATGATACATGCTATTGAAATGATCAACAATTCAACATTGTTATCTGGAGTTACTCTGGGCTACGAAATCTATGACACATGTGCCGAAGTTACAAAAGCCATGGCGTCCGCTCTGAGGTTTCTGTCTAAATTCAATTCCTCGGAGGATGTTGTAGAGTTCAAGTGTAACTACTCAGACTACGTCCCGAGAATTAAGGCAGTCACTGGAGCCAGCTACTCGGAGGTGTCGATGGCAGTTTCAAGGCTGTTGGCTCTGCAACTAATCCCACAGGTGGGTTTGAGGGAATTAATTCGTTTTGGACCGAGGGTCAAATTTACCATGCTTAGCGTAAAGATGTGGCCCTGATCAAAGGGGTTTCAAAAGCCACCTGTTTGCCACAGGGCAGGATATGGCTCAACCTAAGGATGTCAGGAGGGGTGGGTCTGAACTCCAAATAGAGGGCTTGATTCCCTTGCCTAAACTGAGGCAGTAAGGGATATTTTATATGCACGAGGCACATGCCTCCGAGTGCTGTTGCAGGATGGTGCTGGGCTCTTGGCAGCCTGGCAGCGCCATCAGTCAGTCCTGCACGGCTGTGCCAGTTACTCCAGCGTACCTTGGATGACACTCAGGACTTTCTTCAGGCAACCAAGCTACACCCGCCATGTCTAGTCTGGCTGGTGGTGAATATGACAATACCCCATCtcgagctgaaaaaaaaaaaaagaccaaacaaatTTGGTCAGAAATTTGGAAATTCTCTCTTGCCTGAGAGAGATTAGATTTCGAGTCTGTTATAACTACGGACTGGGAAGTGAGGAATGAGGAATATTGCTCTAAACCACAATTTTACTCCTGTTACTCCTCAAGAAGCTGTAGAAAAGAGGGAATACAACTCTCTAGATCCACCCTGGTACTTCTCAAAACATCTGTGTCTATTTCTAACCTCCCTAGGACTAGTACAGTcccacacttcttttttttgctcTTAGGCCGGTGCTTACATTTCTGTTTTCACCATTGTAAAAGAGTTGGGATCAAGACCAGGACCAACAAGGAAAAAGGAGACCCACTTCCACACCATCCTGCATTGCAGGTTGGGTTTGGCAATTTGACATAAATCACCTCACTGCAAAGTAGCAACATAGTGACCAAACAGGCAGCAAAGACATAAAAACTTCACAAAACATACCTTCTGACTGAATCTTCTCCTCTGCAATGGTAGGAAGTAATTATGAGCTCCAGCTCCACACAAGAGCCATAGCaagtatgaaaattaaaatactaCACTTGAACATAATCAAAAGGCAAGTGATGAAACAAATCTGCACTGGGACGAAGAGATGGAAAAGGTGACACAGCAGATTTTTCTCATCAATAGCATCTGTAATCTTCTGACATCAGTAAGATCTGGTATGCCCTCTGGACAGGTGACTCTCATTTTGGAAAGCTTAGACTTATTTTTTAAGaatcgcacagaatcacagaatggtaggggttggaagggacctctgtgggtcacccagtccaaccccctgccgaagcagggtcacctacagcaggctgcacaggaccttgtccaggcgggtcttgaatatctccagagaaggagactccacaacctccctgggcagcctgttccagtgctccatcaccctcagaggaagaagGTCTTCAAGAAGAACTCCCAAGCAATGTAGGAAATACAAGTGTAGTAAAAAAAAGCTCCTACAAACAAATAGAAAAGGATTAAAACTAGAGACATATAAATAACAacattccctttattttttttctagctaCATTCGCAAGAAAAAGGTAGTAAATCTGTTATATGAAAGAATTACAGCATTCTGTAGTTTTTGTTACTATTTGTTTTTCTGGAACTTTTTCTTCTAATAAACTTAATGATACCTTTAAAATATACTAATTAAATCTTGGAGAGAAAATATATATGTGAGCGAACCATACTAACATAATCAGTgataaaaaatactggaaaacgTAAGGGTACTAGCAATTTGAATAACGACTCAAACAATATTTAATGCTTCCaatgttttaaatactgttttgaatAGCATGTTGATGGTATCTGAATGGAGTAAACCAAAATCCTTATACCAGCATAGCTGTCATATccattttaaaaggttttattcTCTGTCGTCACTGAAGTAATTATGTGGGCGGGGATGAAAACAGTGGAACTGGTACTGGGCATGAGCCTGCGTCTGAATGGCAGGGTGAGGGAACCTGCCCCATTTGTCTTCATCTTGTTGATGCTCCCTCACAGGATTACAGAGCCTGGGTCAGTCTGGGTGAGAGAGCAATCACGGCAGCTCTGGATCTCTTGGTGTCCTTTGGAGGAGACGGTCTCTGTAACTGAATGGTTTGCTCTCCCTAGGTCAGTCCTGCATCATCAGCTGAAATCCTCAGTGACAAAGTCcggtttccttctttcttcaggaCTATCCCCAGTGATTTTCATCAGACAAGAGCAATGGCCCGCTTGATCGGTGAGTCTGGGTGGAACTGGATTGGAGTAATAGCCACTGACGATGACAACGGGCGGTTCGCTCTGGAGAGCTTTGGGGTCCAGGCCGTGGCAAACAACGTTTGCATAGCTTTTAAAGAAATGCTGCCTGCCTATCTCTCTGACAACACCTTTCACACCAAAGTTGATCAGGCAGTTAAGAAGATTGTCAGGGAAACCGGAGTAAATGTTATTGTTGTCTTTATGAGACAGTTCCATGTGCTCGAACTATTTAAGAAGGCAATTGAGAGGAACGTAAATAAAATCTGGATTGCAAGTGATAACTGGTCGGCTGCAGTCAAAATCAGTACGATTCCCAATATCAGACAGCTGGGAACCATTGTGGGATTTGGATTTAAAAGCGGAGACATCTCCACATTCCAAGACTTTCTGAGAAACCTTCATGAAAAGCCCACTGACAACAACAAGTTTTTGCGTGAATATATTATGCTTTTGTCAGTCTGTGCACACCTGGAATATCATGATTTTCAAACATGCATTTCAAACCAGTCCCAGGATGATCTACTGCAAAATGTTGAGAATAAACATCAGATATGGAGAGATGACTTTTTGAGTGCTAACATTGAATCAGGATTTATCCACAGTACCATACTTGCAGTCTATGCCATTGCTCACTCCATTAAAGGGCAGTGCAAAGACAGAAACTGCAAGGATCCCTCTGCCTTCGCTCCCTGGGAGGTATGATGTTAATTCTTTCAGGTCTCATTCTCTCTGCATAACTTTCATCTCATTTTTACTCCCACATTCCTGGATTTACTAGCTTGGTCGTTTTACTAAATGACTTTTCACTCCTGTTCCTGCTTTGCTTCACCAAATGAAATCAAGACTATGTGCTAGAGCAGCAGAATCTAATGGCTGCAGTGATGAGAACTAGACTCCAGGTTTGTCTCCCTTTTTTTGGCCCGTGTAGGTGCAGTAGCTCCTGGTGCTAAGCCATGGCTGTGTTCTGCTGTAGGTAGAGAATGCAGAATTGCGTTTCACATATAGATAGCTAACTGATGGCCAGTAACTGCATACCCACCATCTCCTCCTTCATGGATACAATAGCAATGGCTGTCAACGTGTGGCTCCACAGGTGCAGAAGGGGTCTTTAGCAGCTGGGCTTCATTAGCTACCCAAACACTCGCCCCATCACCTTCAAAGAGCACACAGAGTTGGCAGCAGCTTGGATGAAGgctccagtctctgggctccTTGCTGGAACGTCTTGCTAGCTACTCATGTGAGGTAGAATAAAAATCTATAGTCAATCTACAGTTGATTTATCAGCTACTCAGCTATTAATGGTTGCTCCTGTTGCTGCAAACCACTGCAATACATAGCAATGAGTGCTCTTGGAGGTGTTACAGGAGAGGAGCATTCACCAGAATGTTTcagtttccctctctctttctctttaagcatTGCCTCTGTTTTGTCTGAATTCAAGTATTTTCCTCTATAATGAATCTTTACTTGAAAGTGAAGATGCAACAGACTGTTCCTCTGTCTGATCTTGGTTTGTACTGAAGTGACTGGTAGGAAAATTACACACAGTCTTTAAGATGGGTGACATACTTGTTATCAGGCTCTGCTGGgtgggaaaagaagaggaaaaatcagACAAGTAAACCTGGCCTGACCTTTTACCCAAGAATCTGCTCAGCAGTATTCACTTTTACACACTTTTACTCAGAGGATTAAACAAAGTTCATTTAAAAGTCAAACAACCACTGAAGCACTCTGACTTGCTCTGACCTCTTACCCTAGGTCAGGGCAGGTCAAACCAAGATAgaggatttgaaaaaaaaaccacaaaacagtaACAATCAGACTCTTACATGAATTTGTAAATGCAAATGGGACAAATTCAGGACTGCTCTACAGGGAATGCAACTTTATGGAGCTGCATTTACAGCATCGCTGAATTAAATCCCAGAAAATCCAAATCTAAAGTCCTGTTAAGAGGCTGAGAACTcatgaagaaaactgaaagagaCAGTTACTCCCCCTGTGCTCTTTTCATAATACATTTCCTCTATACTAAATTCAACCCtccagaatatatatatataagggtATATATAAGGCTTAGGATGCAACTAATCCATATCACACCTCTCCTCATAGAGAGAAAAGACAGAGTTACTGGTGTTACAGACTTTGCAAAAATGGCCATCGATTAAATCAAAATGTTGCTAAATATCAGCCCTTTCTGTCTGAAGACCAAGATGTATTAAAAAATCTCTGTTGTTCCCATATTATTAGAAAAATTGGAAAAATGTAGAAAAGAAAGCTTAAATGACTCGTCTGAGGATACAGAATACAAAATTTCTGTTCAGTCCCACATGACTATGCAACATCCAACTCAGATGAAATATTGGTTAGAAGCACACTTTGGTTCTTCATAAATTAGAAGAGATGCAGTGAGAGTACACAAACTCTCAAAAAATTATGCTGTACATGAAAAAATTACATGTTATATGCACCAGATAcattacatacatatatatctgCCAGAGCATATTGAAATAATATACTTGTCAGTATGTTTTTTAAATACTACAAATATCACAAAAGGATCCAGGTAACAGTTTACTTTTCAAAGGGCACTTAAATTCAGCCTTTCACCAAAACCTGGAGGCTTTTTCTTGTTAATTAATCCCTGTTGCCAAAAAATATGGCCTTGCTGTTTGTCGCCCTTGTGCCATTGATCACTTCATCTGAGCAAGCTGGAACTTATTGTTCATTTAATGGTGAAGTCTCACCTTGCAATAAACAGTGTCAGTCAGTGGCACAGCTGAAAACGACGTTGCAGTAGATATTTCCTGACACTATGGGGGGAGGTTACTCTGGAAGCAAATGTTGCCCAGATCAGCTCTGGTGACAGTAAAGTAACAACAGGAGCATCACTCACAGTCATTCTTTACAAGAAGGGGAGTTCCAAAAGGTGATTAGTTCTtgcaagcagaaatattttctttgcagtcACAGTACCAAAATTTCCaaggctggaaaaaaatactaacaTGAGTATTTGTACACATTGCACAGAGTTACAAAATTATGATTATTTTATTAATAGATCTTCAAGGTCAAGAGGATTGTCTGAACAACGTAATTCTGTGTAGGACATCAAATTAAACAGTTATAAAGATATCTTTtaattttaagatttcttttactGCTAAAAAGTTATCATACAGATATTATACTATAGAGTTTATCATACTGACATGATACTGATGCATGTTATCATTCTTTACACTTATGTTCAGCTCCTTGAAGAACTGAAAAAAGTTACAGTAATTGATGATGATAAAGAAATCAAGTTTGACTCCAACGGAGATATGAGCACCAATTACGATGTACTTCTTTGGAAAGAAATTGATGGCCACATGGAAATCACCACTATGGCGGAATATGACCCAGAGAAAGGTGACTTTATCTTTgaggatgaggagaaaaaaaatgaatttctggATTTAAAGGTAACTTTTAATTTGTTGACAGAACATGTGAAATTTGCTTCAtatgttttcttctccctccagtATTTACAACTGAAGCATATGTCAGCTAGAAATCTTTCTTGTGGTTTCATGTTCCCCTTTTAGAGCAAAGAATCCTCTCTGGGTTTATTCGACCACCTTCAGGCACCTTGAGAAGCAAGTTAGCCTGTAAGCAGCCTCAGTGATTTGAAATTGAGTTATTTCTCCAGCATGCTCCTGGAAAATTTCCTAAGATGAGTAAATCAGAAGTTATGTCTGTCCTAAGGGTGCTATTCCAGAATCTTGTAAAGgggttttaatataaaaaatgaCTGTGTATAGAAGCCCCCTCTCTTAGGTACCACCATCATTTATTTTGTACATGAAGACTCAGATCTGTTGactttactgtttaaaaaaacaaaaaaataaaaaagaaagaaaagttttgttGATTATTTGCTCCTGTTAGACCTGGGGTCAGCACGACTGCAGGACTCTGAGGCAGGTGGCACCACCTGGAGCCCTGGCACTGGTGTAGACAGGACTAGTGGGTGGCCTGGGCCAGTTCTAGCTGGATCATCTGTCATCTGTGCATGGGTGGAAGTCTCGGTTCACTGTGCAGCTCCATGCTGCAAAGCATTCACCACTAATGGGGCGGGGAGAGGCTGCTTGCTAGGTGGGCTGAATTTGAGTCTCAGCGTGTGGACTCAGCtgatggaaaaggctgaggacAGAAGAAAGCTTCAAATCTTGCCCCTCTTTATGGCGCTGCCCAGGATGGCAAGGAAATGTCTCCACCTGCTTGTGAGCACAGTCTTGGAGGGAGAAGAAATAGCCATGTCCCTCAGGACTGCTTCTCCATTGCAAGGAGGACCTGAACTCAGACCTCGAGAGAAAGCCCTGATCACACACCCAAGTGGTGCTTCATGACTCTGGGGTGAGCTGCCGAGGGTCAGGAATGTGTCCCCCTAAGCTGTCTCC includes:
- the GPRC6A gene encoding G-protein coupled receptor family C group 6 member A — protein: MAFVSFLIPCFVISADLAFSCQNTDDFVGASSPGDIVIGGLFAVHSEMLHPEEYPIKPVIQNCAGFEIQIFLQTLAMIHAIEMINNSTLLSGVTLGYEIYDTCAEVTKAMASALRFLSKFNSSEDVVEFKCNYSDYVPRIKAVTGASYSEVSMAVSRLLALQLIPQVSPASSAEILSDKVRFPSFFRTIPSDFHQTRAMARLIGESGWNWIGVIATDDDNGRFALESFGVQAVANNVCIAFKEMLPAYLSDNTFHTKVDQAVKKIVRETGVNVIVVFMRQFHVLELFKKAIERNVNKIWIASDNWSAAVKISTIPNIRQLGTIVGFGFKSGDISTFQDFLRNLHEKPTDNNKFLREYIMLLSVCAHLEYHDFQTCISNQSQDDLLQNVENKHQIWRDDFLSANIESGFIHSTILAVYAIAHSIKGQCKDRNCKDPSAFAPWELLEELKKVTVIDDDKEIKFDSNGDMSTNYDVLLWKEIDGHMEITTMAEYDPEKGDFIFEDEEKKNEFLDLKKVQSTCSQHCRPGQMKKVTASPHTCCYECVYCPENHYSNQTDMDYCYRCSNKTYWAPINSTTCYRKTIHFLAWTDWFAIFLLLLSAFGVLLVLLISIIFTKNLSTPVVKASGGLTVCYIILFSHFLIFLSTIFFIDEPTEFKCKTRQALFGISFALCISCILVKSLKILLAFSFDPKLQNFLKCIYKPVPTVVTCTGIQVIICTFWLIFRTPFVKQNFSIAKAIILECNEGSIVAFGIMLGYIAALAFICFIFAFKGRKLPENYNEAKFITFGMLIYFIAWIVFIPVYATTFGKYLPAVEIIVVLISNYGILCCTFLPKCYVIIYKQETNTKSAFLKMIYTYSSKSASSVAVSQISSDSKSSGSRAALSDLCKCEKNSVNGNCHFQVPGQRVIKGKVLPKNTARTMARKRLSSI